One part of the Osmerus mordax isolate fOsmMor3 chromosome 18, fOsmMor3.pri, whole genome shotgun sequence genome encodes these proteins:
- the bloc1s4 gene encoding biogenesis of lysosome-related organelles complex 1 subunit 4, producing the protein MGEMHHLMDRVGVLSPLEESSAEISRDSGVVSQSASSLSMVSETLSSSGTVSQSPSFGAPVSHSPSFNVAEPDTDQDKDDDVLRQTALHYSSYIRATAGDEILCLEKSLEEMLTRVDEFVGMLDMTRNDTSQIVNENLPQIQRKSEEMRQIYRRIDKLETFVKTVGANVNAMEEQVTQAEGEQATLPGAFKKIFRTMSVPGFLNKTPSPRRAHHQPLEPPTVFRTDDYFPSHPEQ; encoded by the exons ATGGGTGAAATGCATCATCTGATGGACAGAGTAGGTGTTCTGTCACCTCTGGAGGAGTCCAGTGCTGAAATTAGTAGGGACAGTGGTGTCGTGTCCCAGAGTGCAAGCAGTCTGTCGATGGTAAGCGAGACTCTGAGCAGCAGTGGTACTGTGTCCCAAAGCCCCAGTTTCGGCGCTCCAGTTTCCCACAGTCCGAGCTTCAACGTCGCTGAGCCCGACACGGACCAAGACAAGGACGATGATGTCCTGAGACAAACCGCCCTTCATTATTCCTCATACATAAGGGCGACTGCAGGCGACGAG ATCCTTTGCTTGGAGAAGAGCTTGGAGGAAATGCTGACTAGAGTGGATGAGTTTGTTGGAATGCTGGACATG ACCCGCAATGACACCTCCCAGATTGTGAATGAGAACCTACCACAAATCCAAAGAAAATCGGAGGAAATGAGACAAATATACAGAAGAATTGATAAGTTAGAG ACCTTTGTCAAGACGGTTGGTGCAAATGTGAATGCTATGGAGGAGCAGGTCACACAAGCGGAGGGTGAACAGGCGACCTTACCCGGTGCTTTCAAAAAGATCTTTCGCACAATGAGTGTTCCTGGATTTCTCAAC AAAACACCCAGCCCAAGGAGGGCACACCATCAGCCGCTGGAGCCGCCCACTGTGTTCCGGACAGACGATTATTTCCCATCACACCCTGAGCAATGA
- the pard6gb gene encoding par-6 family cell polarity regulator gamma b has protein sequence MNRSFNKSQSSLRFLDCTAVEVKSKYGAEFRRFSVDRFKPGKFEEFLKLIMHIHRIANMEVMIGYADIHGDLLPINNDDNFCKAVSTAHPLLRVFIQRQEEVDYANFGTNTLTRRKKAAVVLRNDVNRKRPHIRIGMPQDFRPVSSIIDVDILPESHRRVRLYRHGSDKPLGFYIRDGTSVRVTPHGLEKVPGIFISRMVPGGLAESTGLLAVNDEVLEVNGIEVTGKSLDQVTDMMIANSHNLIVTVKPVNQRNNVVRSSRISGSSGQSSDSGGSTGYPSLSTTIALAMNPGAHHGYPDELESDEESDIVIESSLKRPSRRSNSSTTSATTTRSLAPTQALVAPPLAPPPVVPPSPPTRPASMVSTASFHSQPSLNGGTHHSSLSFQLHRDLTLQQQAGYQPQHHSSNPALRHSNGSLHKILSTMRTDPRHSLALPRGGVEEDGTVITL, from the exons ATGAATCGGAGTTTTAATAAATCGCAATCCTCCTTACGATTCTTGGATTGCACCGCTGTTGAAGTAAAAAGCAAG TATGGGGCTGAGTTCCGGCGCTTTTCCGTGGACCGCTTCAAACCGGGCAAGTTTGAGGAGTTCCTCAAGCTCATCATGCACATCCACCGCATCGCCAAcatggaggtgatgattggctACGCCGACATCCATGGCGACCTACTGCCGATCAACAACGACGATAACTTCTGCAAGGCCGTGTCCACCGCACATCCCCTGCTCCGCGTCTTCATACAGAGACAAG AAGAGGTGGACTACGCCAACTTTGGCACCAACACGCTGACGCGCAGGAAGAAGGCAGCGGTGGTGCTCCGCAACGACGTCAACCGCAAGCGGCCGCACATACGCATCGGCATGCCGCAAGACTTCCGGCCCGTCTCCTCCATCATCGACGTGGACATCCTGCCCGAGTCCCACCGTCGCGTCCGGCTGTACCGCCACGGCTCCGACAAGCCGCTGGGCTTCTACATCCGCGACGGCACAAGCGTCCGGGTGACGCCACACGGGTTGGAGAAGGTTCCGGGCATCTTCATCTCCAGGATGGTCCCTGGCGGCCTGGCGGAAAGCACGGGACTGCTGGCGGTGAACGATGAGGTTCTGGAGGTGAACGGCATTGAGGTGACCGGTAAGTCCCTAGACCAAGTGACGGACATGATGATTGCCAACAGCCATAACCTCATTGTGACGGTCAAGCCAGTCAACCAGCGCAACAACGTCGTGCGAAGCAGCCGCATTTCTGGCAGCTCAGGCCAGTCATCAGACAGCGGTGGCTCCACCGGCTACCCCAGCCTGTCCACCACAATTGCCCTGGCAATGAACCCAGGGGCTCACCACGGCTACCCGGACGAGTTGGAGAGCGATGAGGAATCTGATATCGTCATCGAGAGCAGCCTGAAGAGGCCGTCCCGGCGTTCTAACTCCTCAACGActtcagcaacaacaacacgCTCCCTGGCTCCAACTCAAGCCCTGGTGGCCCCTCCACTGGCTCCACCCCCTGTCgtcccccccagtccccccacgCGCCCAGCCTCCATGGTTTCCACGGCCTCATTCCACTCCCAGCCAAGCCTGAATGGGGGGACCCATCACAGCAGTCTCAGTTTCCAGCTCCACAGAGACCTGACGCTCCAACAGCAGGCGGGataccagccccagcaccacagTAGCAACCCTGCCCTACGACACAGCAATGGCAGCCTGCATAAAATCCTCAGTACCATGAGAACGGACCCACGACACAGCCTTGCACTGCCCAGAGGAGGCGTGGAAGAGGACGGCACTGTCATTACCCTATAA